In one Mucilaginibacter sp. PAMB04168 genomic region, the following are encoded:
- a CDS encoding NAD(P)H-dependent oxidoreductase subunit E — MLRVENITHQPVEFSPALMAQFADFVSRYPEGKQKSALLPMLHAVQAEQGWLSVPAMDKVAAYLGIEAIEVYEVATFYTMYFLRPQGKFMLEVCRTGPCCLVGAEKIMDHLEQKLGVKEGEVTPDGLFSWRGVECLAACGFGPVLQIGPEYTFYENLTTESVDQLLGDLKAKANN, encoded by the coding sequence ATGCTTAGAGTTGAAAATATCACCCACCAGCCGGTTGAATTTTCGCCGGCATTGATGGCTCAATTTGCCGATTTTGTTAGTCGTTACCCTGAAGGTAAGCAAAAGTCGGCCTTATTGCCTATGCTGCATGCCGTACAGGCCGAGCAGGGCTGGCTGAGCGTACCCGCGATGGATAAAGTAGCCGCTTACTTAGGTATTGAGGCCATTGAGGTTTATGAGGTAGCCACTTTTTATACCATGTACTTTTTACGTCCGCAAGGCAAGTTCATGCTGGAAGTTTGCCGCACCGGGCCTTGCTGCTTGGTAGGTGCTGAAAAAATAATGGATCACCTGGAGCAAAAGCTCGGCGTTAAGGAAGGCGAAGTTACACCTGATGGCCTGTTTAGCTGGCGCGGCGTGGAATGTCTCGCTGCCTGTGGCTTTGGTCCGGTTTTGCAAATAGGCCCTGAGTATACGTTTTACGAAAACCTAACCACTGAGTCGGTTGACCAATTGTTAGGTGATTTAAAAGCAAAAGCTAACAACTAA
- a CDS encoding NADH-quinone oxidoreductase subunit D, whose amino-acid sequence MQNFPSLNINTNTDTNLQSELSTLNLGPTHPATHGVFQNVLQLDGERIVSGVSTIGYIHRAFEKIAEHRPFYQITPLTDRLNYCSAPINNMGWHMTVEKLLGINTPKRVDYLRVIVMELARISDHIICNGVLGVDTGAFTGFLYMMEYREAIYEIYEEVCGSRLTTNIGRIGGFERNFNDIAFAKIKKFLVDFPKVLNEFESLFNRNRIFIDRTKGVAPVSAETALDYSWSGPILRATGVDYDVRAMNPYCSYEEFDFEVPVGTSGDVYDRFLVRNEEMKQSMRMIQQALDKIEKEDPTIFHADVPEFYLPPKEEVYNNMEALIYHFKIVMGEIETPVGEVYHSVEGANGELGFYLVNDGGRSPYRLHFRRPSFINYSMYADMSRGMLLSDAIINMSSLNVIAGELDA is encoded by the coding sequence ATGCAGAATTTTCCTTCACTAAATATAAATACCAATACGGATACCAACCTGCAAAGCGAGTTATCCACCCTTAACCTGGGGCCAACGCATCCGGCCACGCACGGCGTGTTCCAAAATGTGTTGCAACTGGATGGGGAACGTATTGTGAGCGGCGTATCAACCATTGGTTACATACACCGCGCATTTGAGAAAATTGCCGAGCACCGGCCGTTCTATCAAATTACCCCGTTAACCGACAGGTTAAACTACTGCTCGGCCCCCATTAATAACATGGGCTGGCACATGACTGTCGAAAAACTGCTGGGCATCAATACACCAAAACGCGTAGATTACTTGCGTGTAATTGTAATGGAGCTGGCCCGTATATCCGACCACATCATCTGCAACGGTGTATTAGGTGTAGATACAGGCGCTTTCACCGGCTTTTTGTACATGATGGAATACCGCGAGGCTATCTATGAAATATACGAAGAGGTTTGCGGCTCACGCTTAACAACCAACATTGGTCGTATAGGTGGGTTTGAGCGTAATTTCAACGATATAGCTTTTGCCAAGATTAAAAAGTTTTTGGTTGATTTTCCGAAAGTGCTCAACGAGTTCGAATCGCTGTTTAACCGTAACCGTATATTTATTGATCGTACCAAAGGCGTTGCCCCGGTAAGTGCCGAAACAGCTTTAGATTACAGCTGGAGCGGCCCTATACTGCGTGCAACCGGTGTGGATTATGATGTGCGTGCCATGAATCCATATTGCTCATACGAGGAGTTTGATTTTGAAGTACCTGTGGGTACCAGCGGCGATGTGTATGACCGTTTCCTGGTACGTAACGAAGAAATGAAACAGAGCATGCGTATGATACAGCAGGCTTTGGATAAAATAGAAAAAGAAGATCCGACCATATTTCACGCCGATGTACCTGAGTTTTACCTGCCTCCTAAAGAGGAAGTGTACAACAATATGGAAGCGCTCATTTATCACTTTAAAATTGTGATGGGCGAAATTGAAACACCAGTAGGCGAGGTTTATCATTCGGTTGAAGGTGCCAACGGCGAGTTGGGCTTTTATCTGGTAAATGATGGTGGCCGATCTCCTTATCGCTTGCATTTCCGCAGGCCGAGCTTTATCAATTACAGTATGTATGCCGATATGAGCCGAGGAATGCTGTTATCGGATGCGATTATTAACATGAGTAGCTTAAACGTTATAGCCGGAGAATTAGATGCTTAG
- a CDS encoding NADH-quinone oxidoreductase subunit C has protein sequence MGELNNELLQQHLTGKFGDQIKLEGEPYGLLTVETSRDNIIELLTYLKKDAALQFIYLTDITAIQYPEQENSIGVIYHLHSLRYNVRIRVKVFLPEGDVRTPTATVLWNGANWMERETYDYFGVNFEGHPNLVRILNVDDMTVFPMRKEYPLEDPNRVDKKDFYFGR, from the coding sequence ATGGGTGAATTAAATAACGAATTACTGCAGCAGCACCTAACCGGAAAGTTTGGCGACCAGATTAAACTGGAAGGTGAACCATACGGTTTGCTCACAGTTGAAACCAGTAGAGATAATATTATTGAACTGCTAACGTACCTCAAAAAGGATGCGGCTTTGCAGTTTATTTATTTAACCGATATTACGGCTATACAATACCCCGAGCAGGAAAATTCCATTGGCGTAATTTACCACTTGCACAGCCTGCGGTATAATGTGCGTATTCGGGTTAAAGTGTTTTTACCTGAAGGTGATGTGCGCACCCCGACAGCAACGGTGCTGTGGAACGGCGCTAACTGGATGGAGCGCGAAACTTACGACTACTTTGGCGTAAACTTCGAAGGCCACCCTAACCTGGTTCGTATCCTCAACGTGGACGACATGACCGTATTCCCAATGCGTAAAGAGTACCCGCTGGAAGACCCGAACCGTGTAGACAAAAAAGATTTTTATTTTGGAAGATAA